In Agelaius phoeniceus isolate bAgePho1 chromosome 14, bAgePho1.hap1, whole genome shotgun sequence, a single genomic region encodes these proteins:
- the TMEM185A gene encoding transmembrane protein 185A: MNLRGFFQDFNPSKFLIYACLLLFSVLLSLRLDDKIQWSYWAVFAPIWLWKLMVIVGASVGTGVWARNPQYRAEGETCVEFKAMLIAVGIHLLLLMFEVLVCDRIERGTHFWLLVFMPLFFVSPVSVAACVWGFRHDRSLELEILCSVNILQFIFIALRLDEIIRWPWLVVCVPLWILMSFLCLVVLYYIVWSVLFLRSMDVIAEQRRTHITMAVSWMTIVVPLLTFEILLVHRLDGHNSFSFIPIFVPLWLSLITLMATTFGQKGGNHWWFGIRKDFCQFLLEIFPFLREYGNISYDLHHEDNEETEETPLPEPPKIAPMFRKKTGVVITQSPGKYVIPPPKLNIDMPD; the protein is encoded by the exons ATGAACCTGCGCGGCTTCTTCCAGGACTTCAACCCCAG CAAATTCCTTATTTatgcctgcctgctgctcttcTCTGTGTTGCTCTCTCTACGTCTGGATGACAAAATTCAGTGGAGTTACTGGGCTGTGTTTGCTCCAATATGGCTGTGGAAGTTAATGGTGATTGTTGGTGCCTCGGTGGGAACAGGAGTATGGGCCCGAAACCCACAGTACCG AGCAGAAGGAGAAACCTGTGTGGAGTTCAAAGCTATGCTAATTGCAgtaggcatccacctgctcctgctgatGTTTGAAGTCCTGGTGTGTGACAGGATTGAAAGAGGAACCCATTTCTGGCTTCTGGTGTTCATGCCCCTGTTCTTTGTGTCTCCAGTCTCAGTTGCAGCTTGTGTGTGGGGATTCCGACACGACCGCTCTCTGGAG ctGGAAATCTTGTGTTCAGTCAATATTCTACAGTTCATATTTATTGCACTCAGACTAGATGAGATCATCAGGTGGCCATGGCTT GTTGTGTGTGTTCCTCTGTGGATCTTGatgtccttcctgtgcctgGTGGTGCTCTATTACATCGTGTGGTCTGTGCTGTTCCTGCGCTCCATGGACGTGATCGCTGAGCAGAGGAGGACACACATAACCATGGCTGTCAGCTGGATGACAATTGTAGTTCCACTGCTCACATTTGAG atCTTGCTAGTACACAGACTGGATGGGcataattctttttctttcatacCCATATTTGTTCCTCTCTGGCTTTCACTGATAACATTAATGGCAACAACATTTGGACAAAAAGGAGGCAATCACT ggtGGTTTGGAATTCGCAAAGACTTTTGCCAGTTCCTGCTTGAAATTTTCCCATTCTTGCGAGAATATGGAAATATCTCTTATGATCTTCATCATGAAGATAATGAGGAGACAGAAGAAACACCACTGCCTGAACCACCAAAAATTGCACCAATGTTCCGAAAAAAGACTGGAGTGGTCATTACACAGAGTCCTGGAAAATATGTGATTCCACCTCCCAAGTTAAACATTGATATGCCAGATTAA
- the LOC129125713 gene encoding EOLA-like protein gives MKFGCLSFRQPYAGLLLNQVKTVETRWRPLLAGYKNCTIAIHIAVKDWEDETWREILLKRFGMTPKQLQDLLDEGEKFGRGVIAGLIDVGETSLYPENLPPEEILELENKAVLSNLEQKYLTVVSNPRWLLEPIPARGRTGVWQVDIPEELIPSEL, from the exons ATGAAATTCGGTTGCCTTTCCTTCCGACAGCCCTACGCAGGGTTGCTTCTAAACCAAGTCAAAACAGTAGAGACTCGCTGGCGTCCTTTGCTAGCAGGCTACAAGAACTGCACCATTGCTATTCATATAGCTGTTAAGGACTGGGAAGATGAAACATGGAGAGAAATTCTTCTGAAGAGGTTTGGCATGACACCAAAACAGCTGCAGGATTTGTTGGATGAAGGGGAAAAATTTGGCAGAGGGGTTATTGCAG GATTAATTGACGTTGGAGAGACATCACTATATCCAGAAAACCTGCCTCCTGAAGAGATTTTGGAGCTGGAAAACAAAGCTGTCCTCAGTAATCTAGAACAGAAATACTTGACTGTTGTCTCAAATCCCAGATGGCTCCTGGAACCAATTCCTGCCAGAGGGAGAACAGGGGTGTGGCAGGTGGACATCCCTGAAGAACTGATCCCTTCAGAATTGTAG